The following coding sequences lie in one Carassius carassius chromosome 1, fCarCar2.1, whole genome shotgun sequence genomic window:
- the LOC132139456 gene encoding gastrula zinc finger protein xLCGF3.1-like — translation MEFIKEESEDVTIDETFRVRREDTEEQQTELMALKEENQELSVMEKKHHAFVTGEQTSSRVQNTESFNQHPTVHSSENLFKCGQCGRQFWNIKHLNRHTILHSKEKPFKCQQCEKCFKLEKYQKNHMKIHSGQKPFTCTQCGKCFGHKVCLKNHMTLHTGEKPYTCRLCGKSFSQSGNLKSHTRVHTGEKRYTCPHCKRKFGHKNSLNDHLRIHTGEKPYTCQQCDERFKHKGSFEIHVMRHAGEMPFTCQLCGKGFPQRANLKNHIRVHTGEKPFICSHCGKGFTFKGNLKIHMRIHTREKPYSCSQCEMRFLYKRDLKQHLQTQCSSE, via the exons ATGGAGTTCatcaaagaggagagtgaagatgtGACGATTGACGAGACATTCAGAGTCAGACGTGAAGACACTGAGGAACAACAAACAG AGCTGATGGCGCTTAAAGAGGAGAATCAAGAACTGAGTGTAATGGAAAAGAAACATCATGCTTTTGTAACTGGAGAACAGACATCCTCtagagttcaaaacactgaaaGCTTTAATCAGCACCCGACGGTTCACTCGAGTGAGAACTTGTTTAAATGCGGTCAGTGTGGAAGACAGTTCTGGAACATTAAACATCTCAACAGACACACAATACTTCATTCCAAAGAAAAGCCTTTTAAATGCCAGCAGTGTGAAAAGTGTTTTAAACTCGAAAAATACCAGAAGAATCACATGAAGATTCACAGCGGACAGAAGCCGTTCACGTGCACTCAGTGTGGGAAGTGTTTCGGTCATAAAGTCTGCCTCAAGAATCACATGACccttcacaccggagagaagccttacacctgcagactgtgtggaaagagcttcTCACAAAGCGGGAATCTTAAATCTCACACGAgagttcacaccggagagaaacgcTACACCTGCCCTCACTGCAAAAGAAAATTTGGTCACAAAAACAGCCTCAATGATCACTTGaggattcacaccggagagaagccctACACATGCCAACAGTGTGACGAGAGATTTAAACACAAAGGGTCTTTTGAAATACACGTGATGCGTCACGCTGGAGAGATGCCCTTCACCTGCCAACTGTGCGGGAAGGGCTTCCCACAGAGAGCAAATCTGAAGAATCACataagagttcacactggagagaagccgttcATCTGTTCCCACTGCGGAAAGGGTTTCACTTTTAAAGGAAACCTTAAGATtcacatgaggattcacactaGAGAGAAGCCGTACTCGTGCTCTCAGTGTGAGATGAGGTTCCTGTATAAAAGAGACCTGAAACAGCATTTACAAACCCAGTGTTCCTCAGAGTGA